Proteins encoded together in one Microcebus murinus isolate Inina chromosome 16, M.murinus_Inina_mat1.0, whole genome shotgun sequence window:
- the SIGLEC1 gene encoding LOW QUALITY PROTEIN: sialoadhesin (The sequence of the model RefSeq protein was modified relative to this genomic sequence to represent the inferred CDS: inserted 1 base in 1 codon) yields the protein MGFLLQLLLLAAIFPPGWASWGVSSPQEVPGVKGSCLLIPCVFSFPADVQVPDGITAIWYYDYWGNRQVVVHTGDPKLVEARFRDRAQLLGRPEHKVCNLLLRDLQPEDSGSYNFRFEISETNRWLDKKGTSVTVTEKPRAPTITSPAMLLEGSQVDFNCSTPYACQPEQISLQWQGQDATRSVISSLQNLEPTGITHMETLHMALSWQDHGRTLRCQLSVADHRTQSEIHLQVQYAPRGVEIFLSPSGQNILPGDLVTLACQVNSSYPRVSSIKWLKDGEQLEAEGLVLQLPRAAWSDAGVYTCQAGNGVGSSTSPPLSLHVLMAEIQVSPAGPILENQTVTLVCSTPKEAPSNLRYSWYKNQVLLEDVHSPTLQLHSTTRADTGFYFCEVGNAQGSERSGPVSVVVSHPPLAPDLTAFLETQMGLVGILHCSVVSEPRATLVLSHGGLILASTPGESDYSSRFRVFSAPNSLRLEIRDLEPADSGEYKCLATNSLGNATSTLDFHANVARVLLSPAAEVVEGQAVTLSCRSGLSPGPDTRVSWYLNGALLLEGPHSSLLLPAASSSDAGSYHCRAWDGHSASGPSSPAVLTVLYAPRQPTFSTRLDPDAAGAGAGRRGLLLCRVDSDPPALLRLLHNDRVVATSLPSGGGCSTCGGCSPRMKITKAPNLLRVEIADPVLEDEGVYLCEASNTLGNASALATFNAQATVLVATPSDTVLEGAEANLTCNVSREAAGSPANFSWFRNGALWAQGPLETMTLLPVARTDAALYACRIFTEAGAQPSAPVVLSVLYPPDPPKLSALLDVDQGHMVVFVCTVDSRPLAQLALFHGERLLATSLGPQVPSRGRLQAKAMANSLQLEVRELSLEDSGSYRCEATNVLGSANTSLFFKVRGAWVQVSPSPELREGQAVVLSCQVPTGVPEGTSYRWYRDGQPLQESTSATLRFAAVTLAQAGAYHCQAQAPGLASTSLAAPVSLHVSYAPRQATLTALMDTGPGRLGLLLCRVDSDPPAQLWLSHGDRLVASTLQGVGELAGSSPRLQAAVAPNTLRLEIHKAVLEDEGVYTCEATNTLGNASASADFNAQAVSVQVWPGATVQEGQLVNLTCLVWTTRPAQLTYMWDQDGQQRPGARSILLPNVTVSDAASYRCGVGLPGQAPRLSRSVTLDVLYAPRTLRLTYLLESRGGRLALVLCTVDSRPPAQLALSHAGRLLASSTTASVPNTLRLELREPQPRDEGLYSCSAHSPLGQANTSLELRLEGVRVTLTPSATVPEGDPITVTCEDHAAHPPTLYAWYHNGRWLQEGPTTSLSFPAATRAHAGAYSCQAQDAQGTRSSRPAALQVLYSPRDAVLSSFRDSRARPPRVMVQCTVDSEPPAELTLSRNGKVLAANYGVHSSASETGYIQVARNALRLQVQDMPTGDDDAYVCTARNLLGSVSTSGQLQVEGVRVVAEPGLDVPEGTALNLSCRLLGGPGPLGNSTFAWFRNGRRLHAEPVPTLAFTHVARAQAGVYHCRAELPTGAAASAPVMLRVLYPPKTPTMTIFVEPEGGLQGILDCRVDSEPLASLTLHLGSRLVASSQPQGAPADSHIHVSASPNALRVDIEELRPSDQGEYVCSASNGLGSASASTYFGARALHRLHLLQQLLWVLGLLAGVLSLLLGLGACYAWRRRRFQKLSTGENSVEMVSQKETTQLIDPDAATCETXSCAPPLS from the exons ATGGGCTTCCTGCTGCAGCTTCTCCTCCTGGCCGCCATCTTCCCGCCAG GGTGGGCCTCCTGGGGCGTCTCCAGCCCCCAGGAAGTGCCAGGCGTGAAGGGGTCTTGCCTGCTCATCCCCTGCGTCTTCAGCTTCCCTGCCGACGTGCAGGTGCCCGACGGCATCACAGCCATCTGGTACTACGACTACTGGGGCAATCGGCAGGTGGTGGTCCACACGGGCGACCCCAAGCTGGTGGAGGCGCGCTTCCGCGACCGCGCCCAGCTGTTGGGGCGCCCCGAGCACAAGGTGTGCAACCTGCTGCTGAGGGACCTGCAGCCCGAGGACTCCGGCTCCTACAACTTCCGCTTCGAGATCAGTGAGACCAACCGCTGGTTAGATAAGAAAGGCACCTCGGTCACAGTGACGG AGAAGCCCAGGGCCCCCACCATTACCTCCCCGGCAATGCTGCTCGAGGGCTCACAGGTGGACTTCAACTGCTCCACGCCCTACGCCTGCCAGCCAGAGCAGATCAGCCTGCAGTGGCAAGGCCAGGACGCCACTCGCTCTGTCATCTCCAGTCTCCAGAACCTCGAGCCCACCGGCATCACCCACATGGAGACCCTCCACATGGCCCTGTCTTGGCAGGACCACGGCCGGACGCTGCGCTGCCAGCTCTCGGTGGCCGACCACAGGACCCAGAGCGAGATTCACCTCCAAGTGCAGT ATGCCCCCAGGGGCGTGGAGATCTTCCTCAGCCCCTCGGGGCAGAACATCCTTCCAGGTGACCTGGTCACACTTGCCTGCCAGGTGAACAGCAGCTACCCCAGAGTCAGTTCCATCAAGTGGCTCAAGGATGGGGAGCAACTCGAAGCCGAGGGTCTGGTGCTGCAGTTGCCCCGGGCAGCCTGGAGCGATGCTGGCGTCTACACCTGCCAAGCTGGGAATGGCGTGGGTTcttccacctcccctcccctcagcctccacGTCCTCA TGGCTGAGATCCAGGTGAGCCCAGCAGGCCCCATCCTGGAGAACCAGACGGTGACACTGGTCTGCAGCACACCCAAGGAGGCGCCCAGCAATCTCCGCTACAGCTGGTACAAGAACCAGGTCCTGCTGGAGGATGTCCactcccccaccctccagctgCACTCCACCACCAGGGCCGACACCGGCTTCTACTTCTGCGAGGTGGGGAACGCCCAGGGCAGCGAGCGCTCAGGCCCTGTCAGCGTGGTGGTCAGCC ACCCTCCCCTTGCTCCGGACCTGACTGCCTTCCTGGAGACACAGATGGGGCTTGTGGGCATCCTTCACTGCTCCGTGGTCAGCGAGCCCCGGGCCACGCTGGTGCTGTCCCATGGGGGCCTTATCCTGGCCTCCACCCCCGGGGAGAGTGACTACAGCTCACGCTTCAGGGTCTTCTCTGCTCCCAACTCCCTGCGCCTGGAGATCCGAGACCTGGAGCCAGCTGACAGTGGGGAGTACAAGTGCTTGGCCACCAACTCCCTTGGAAATGCGACCTCCACCCTGGACTTCCATGCCAATG TGGCCCGCGTGCTCCTCAGCCCGGCAGCAGAGGTGGTGGAGGGGCAGGCGGTGACGCTGAGCTGCAGGAGCGGCCTGAGCCCCGGGCCCGACACCCGCGTCTCCTGGTACCTGAACGGAGCGCTGCTGCTCGAGGGGCCCCACAGCAGCCTCCTGCTCCCTGCGGCCTCCAGCAGCGACGCCGGCTCATACCACTGCCGCGCCTGGGACGGCCACAGCGCCAGCGGGCCCTCGTCGCCGGCCGTCCTCACCGTGCTCT ACGCCCCTCGCCAGCCCACGTTCTCCACCCGGCTGGACCCtgacgctgctggggccggggctgGACGGCGAGGCCTCCTTTTGTGCCGTGTGGACAGCGACCCCCCAGCCTTGCTGCGGCTGCTCCACAACGACCGTGTTGTGGCCACTTCCCTGCCATCGGGGGGTGGCTGCAGCACCTGCGGGGGCTGTTCCCCACGCATGAAGATCACCAAAGCCCCCAACTTGCTGCGCGTGGAGATCGCAGACCCGGTGCTGGAGGATGAGGGCGTGTACCTCTGTGAGGCCAGCAACACCCTGGGCAACGCCTCCGCCTTGGCCACCTTCAACGCCCAGG CCACGGTCCTGGTGGCCACGCCGTCGGACACGGTGCTGGAGGGCGCAGAGGCCAACCTGACCTGCAATGTGAGCCGGGAAGCCGCCGGCAGCCCCGCCAACTTCTCCTGGTTCCGGAATGGGGCGCTGTGGGCCCAGGGCCCCCTGGAGACCATGACACTGCTGCCTGTGGCCAGGACCGACGCTGCCCTCTACGCCTGCCGAATCTTCACCGAGGCTGGAGCCCAGCCGTCTGCTCCCGTGGTCCTGAGTGTCCTCT ATCCCCCTGACCCTCCAAAGCTGTCGGCCCTGCTGGATGTGGACCAGGGCCACATGGTCGTGTTTGTCTGCACTGTGGACAGTCGCCCCCTTGCTCAGCTGGCCCTATTCCATGGGGAGCGTCTCCTGGCCACCAGCCTGGGACCCCAGGTCCCCTCTCGTGGCCGGCTCCAGGCCAAGGCCATGGCTAACTCCCTGCAGCTAGAGGTCCGGGAACTGAGCCTTGAGGACTCTGGCAGCTACCGCTGCGAGGCCACGAATGTTCTCGGATCGGCCAACACCTCACTCTTCTTCAAAGTTCGAG GAGCCTGGGTCCAAGTGTCCCCATCACCTGAGCTCCGAGAGGGCCAGGCCGTGGTCCTGAGCTGCCAGGTACCCACAGGAGTCCCCGAGGGCACCTCATACCGCTGGTATCGGGATGGCCAGCCCCTCCAGGAGTCGACCTCAGCCACGCTCCGCTTTGCAGCCGTAACTTTGGCACAAGCTGGGGCCTACCACTGCCAAGCCCAGGCCCCAGGCTTGGCCAGCACGAGCCTGGCCGCCCCCGTCAGCCTCCACGTGTCCT ATGCCCCACGCCAGGCCACGCTTACCGCCCTGATGGATACAGGCCCTGGGCGCCTGGGCCTCCTCCTGTGCCGTGTGGACAGCGACCCTCCGGCCCAGCTGTGGCTGAGCCACGGGGACCGCCTCGTGGCCTCCACCCTACAAGGCGTGGGGGAACTTGCAGGCAGCTCTCCCCGGCTGCAGGCGGCTGTGGCCCCCAACACACTGCGCCTGGAGATCCACAAGGCGGTGCTGGAGGACGAGGGCGTCTACACCTGCGAGGCCACCAACACCCTGGGCAACGCCTCTGCCTCGGCCGACTTCAATGCCcagg cggTGAGTGTGCAGGTGTGGCCCGGGGCCACCGTGCAGGAAGGGCAGCTAGTGAATCTGACCTGCCTTGTATGGACCACCCGCCCGGCCCAGCTCACCTACATGTGGGACCAGGATGGGCAGCAGCGCCCGGGTGCCCGCTCTATCCTCCTGCCCAACGTCACAGTCTCAGACGCTGCCTCCTACCGCTGCGGTGTGGGGCTCCCTGGCCAGGCACCCCGCCTCTCCAGATCTGTCACCCTGGACGTGCTCT ACGCGCCCCGCACCCTGCGCCTGACCTACCTGCTGGAGAGCCGTGGCGGGCGGCTGGCCCTGGTACTGTGCACTGTGGACAGCCGTCCGCCTGCCCAGCTGGCCCTCAGCCATGCTGGCCGCCTCCTGGCCTCCTCGACTACAGCATCTGTCCCCAACACCCTGCGCCTGGAGCTGCGGGAGCCACAGCCCAGGGACGAGGGTCTCTACAGCTGCTCCGCCCACAGCCCTTTGGGCCAGGCCAACACGTCCCTGGAGCTGAGGCTAGAGG GTGTGCGAGTGACCCTGACTCCATCGGCTACCGTGCCTGAGGGGGACCCCATAACAGTGACCTGCGAGGACCACGCTGCCCACCCGCCCACCCTCTATGCCTGGTACCACAATGGCCGTTGGCTGCAGGAGGGACCCACCACCTCGCTCTCGTTCCCGGCGGCCACACGGGCTCACGCAGGCGCCTACTCCTGCCAGGCGCAGGACGCACAGGGCACCCGCAGCTCCCGGCCTGCTGCCCTGCAAGTCCTCT ATTCCCCTCGGGATGCTGTCCTGTCCTCCTTCCGGGACTCGAGGGCCAGGCCCCCTAGGGTCATGGTACAGTGCACCGTGGACAGCGAGCCACCTGCTGAGCTGACCCTGTCTCGAAATGGCAAGGTGCTGGCTGCTAACTACGGGGTCCACAGCTCTGCGTCAGAGACAGGCTATATCCAGGTGGCCCGAAACGCCTTGCGGCTGCAGGTGCAAGATATGCCCACGGGTGATGATGACGCCTATGTTTGCACAGCCCGAAACTTACTGGGCTCAGTCAGCACCAGCGGGCAGCTGCAGGTGGAAG GCGTGCGTGTGGTGGCCGAGCCAGGCCTGGACGTGCCTGAGGGCACCGCACTGAACCTCAGCTGCCGGCTCCTTGGTGGCCCCGGGCCCCTGGGCAACTCCACCTTTGCGTGGTTCCGGAATGGCCGGCGACTGCACGCGGAGCCTGTGCCCACACTCGCCTTCACCCACGTGGCCCGGGCCCAAGCCGGGGTGTACCACTGCCGCGCTGAGCTCCCCACTGGGGCTGCCGCCTCTGCTCCAGTCATGCTCCGTGTGCTCT ACCCTCCCAAGACGCCCACCATGACGAtctttgtggagcctgagggagGCCTCCAGGGCATCCTGGACTGCCGAGTGGACAGCGAGCCCCTTGCCAGCCTGACCCTCCACCTTGGCAGTCGGCTGGTGGCCTCCAGCCAGCCCCAGGGCGCTCCTGCTGACTCCCACATCCACGTCTCTGCCTCCCCCAATGCGCTGAGGGTGGACATCGAGGAGCTGAGGCCCAGTGACCAGGGGGAATACGTGTGCTCTGCCTCCAATGGCCTGGGCTCCGCCTCTGCCTCCACCTACTTTGGGGccagag CCCTGCACCGCCTGCACCTGCTGCAGCAGCTGCTCTGGGTCCTAGGGCTGCTGGCGGGTGTCCTGTCCCTGCTGTTGGGCCTGGGTGCCTGCTACGCCTGGAG